The following nucleotide sequence is from Thermostaphylospora chromogena.
CGCACATGTCGGCGAAGTGCTCGTACAGGAAGTTCTCGCGGTGGTGGGCCAGGCACCAGGCGGCCATGATCGAGCCGCCGCGGGAGACGATGCCGGTCTTGCGGCCGACGGTCAGCGGCACGTACGCCAGCCGCACGCCGGCATGCACGGTCATGTAGTCCACACCCTGCTCGCACTGCTCGATCAGGGTGTCGCGGAACACCTCCCACGACAGGTCGGCGGCGTTGCCGCCGACCTTCTCCAGCGCCTGGTAGATGGGCACGGTGCCGACGGGCACCGGCGAGTTACGGATGATCCACTCGCGGGTGGTGTGGATGTCACGGCCGGTGGACAGGTCCATGACGGTGTCGGCGCCCCAGCGGATGGCCCAGGTCATCTTCTCCACCTCCTCCTCGATGGAGGAGGTGACCGCCGAGTTGCCGATGTTGGCGTTGATCTTCACGAGGAAGTTGCGGCCGATGATCATCGGCTCGCTCTCGGGGTGGTTGATGTTCGCCGGGATGATGGCCCGCCCGGCCGCGACCTCCTGGCGGACGAACTCCGGCTCCACTCCCTCCCGGACCGCGACGAACTCCATCTCGCGGGTGATCACGCCCGCCCGGGCGTAGGCGAGCTGCGTCACCGGACCGCCGGTCGCGCGCAGCGGGCGGCGCCGCTCCCCGCGGAAGGCGGCGGGTGACGGCCCGGACCCGTCGGCCCGGCCGTCGTCGGCCGGGCTCACCGGGCGGCCGTCGTACTCGGCCACGTCGCCGCGGGCGCGGATCCACTCCGCGCGCAGCGGCGGCAGCCCGCGGGTGACGTCGGTGGTGACGGACGGGTCGGTGTAGGGGCCGGAGGTGTCGTACAGGCGCACCCGTTCCCCGTTGGACAGCAGGATCTCACGCATGGGCACGCGGAGATCACCGATATAGACCTTGGCAAAGCGCGCACGGCTCATCGCGCAACTCCCTTCGCCGGCATTACCCGGAGCAGGTTCTGGCGGTCGGCGGCTTGCCCATAGCCGCCCTCTCAGCCCGGTTCACCGGGCTCCCGCGTCGGACACGATCACCGTAGACAAGGAACAAAGGTCTCGCAAGGCTACATTTTTCGCACTCCACCATGAAGATCATGTCTCGGGCACGGAGCGGGACGCCGGTCACGCGCTCGATACGCCCGGCGGGCCGGTCTCGGGCGACGCTCTCGAACAGCCCGCCGCCCGAGGCGCGTCGCCGCCCCGTCCGCCGGGCGACGGATCCGCCGGCTTATGCGTTAGACGCGTCGGTGCTCCCCGTCCTAGGGTGCGGCCGCATGACGGAACGACGCGCGATCCTCAGCGGCTCGACGTTCGAAGAGCAGATCGGATACGCCCGCGCCGTGGTGAACGGCGAGTGGGTGCACGTGTCCGGGACGACCGGGTTCGACTACTCCACCATGACGATCTCCGACGACGTGGTGGAGCAGGCCGAGCAGTGCCTGCGCAACATCGAAGCGGCGCTGGCCGAGGCGGGATGCACCTTCGCCGACGTGGTGCGGGTGCGCTACCTGCTGCCCGACCGCGCCGACTTCGAGCCCTGCTGGCCGGTCCTGCGCCGCTGTTTCGGCGAGGTACGGCCGGCCGCGACGATGCTCGTGTGCGGTCTCGCCGACCCACGGATGAAGATCGAGATCGAGGTGGACGCGCGGCGGCCCGACCGGTGAACCGGAGCGGCGGTCCCGCTCCCGAACGGACAACGGCCTCCAACCGCCGCGGGCGCCGGTGCGGCGCCAGGTGAAGGCCGCGGACGCCGCCTCATCCGCCCGTGCCGGCCCCGGCGGGTCAGGGGAGGTGGCCGTGCAGGAACGCGCGGACGCCCGTGGTGACCGTCTCGGTGATCTCCTGCTCCGAAGGCTCGACGCGGTCGTCGTCCGTCAGCCTTGCCGAGATCAACAGCATCAGATGCAGGGCCGCCCGCTCGGGGTCGTCGATCCGCAGCAGCCCTCGTTCGGCCATCGCCCGTAGATGTCCGGCCAGCTCGCGGCGGACGCGTCGCGGCCCGGTCTCCTGCCAGGTCTCCATCGCCTCCGGCGGGATGTGCTCGGCCTCGGCCCTGATCTGCCTGACCATGGCGAAGTGGGAGGCGAGCTCGGGCATCGGCGTCAGCCACTCCCGGCCGAACTCGATGAGGTCGGCCTCCACGTCGGTGACCTTGCGCAGGTGGCGCTGGATGATCGCGATCTGCGCCTCGGCGGCCCGGGTGGCGCTCTCCTGGATGACGGTCAAGAACAGCTCGGTCTTGTCGGTGAAGTGGTTGTAGACGGTCCGTGTGGACACCCCTGCCTGCGTCGATATCGCGTCGATGCTGGCGCGGGTGTAGCCGTCGCGGGCGAACACCGTCAGGGCGCCGGTGAGGATCGCCCGGCGCTTGTCAGCGAGCCCGCCGCGGGGGCGTGAGGCAGCGGCCCTGGTCATCGCGTGTCCTCCCAC
It contains:
- a CDS encoding RidA family protein, with the protein product MTERRAILSGSTFEEQIGYARAVVNGEWVHVSGTTGFDYSTMTISDDVVEQAEQCLRNIEAALAEAGCTFADVVRVRYLLPDRADFEPCWPVLRRCFGEVRPAATMLVCGLADPRMKIEIEVDARRPDR
- a CDS encoding TetR/AcrR family transcriptional regulator; protein product: MTRAAASRPRGGLADKRRAILTGALTVFARDGYTRASIDAISTQAGVSTRTVYNHFTDKTELFLTVIQESATRAAEAQIAIIQRHLRKVTDVEADLIEFGREWLTPMPELASHFAMVRQIRAEAEHIPPEAMETWQETGPRRVRRELAGHLRAMAERGLLRIDDPERAALHLMLLISARLTDDDRVEPSEQEITETVTTGVRAFLHGHLP
- the thiC gene encoding phosphomethylpyrimidine synthase ThiC, encoding MSRARFAKVYIGDLRVPMREILLSNGERVRLYDTSGPYTDPSVTTDVTRGLPPLRAEWIRARGDVAEYDGRPVSPADDGRADGSGPSPAAFRGERRRPLRATGGPVTQLAYARAGVITREMEFVAVREGVEPEFVRQEVAAGRAIIPANINHPESEPMIIGRNFLVKINANIGNSAVTSSIEEEVEKMTWAIRWGADTVMDLSTGRDIHTTREWIIRNSPVPVGTVPIYQALEKVGGNAADLSWEVFRDTLIEQCEQGVDYMTVHAGVRLAYVPLTVGRKTGIVSRGGSIMAAWCLAHHRENFLYEHFADMCEIFAAYDVAFSLGDGLRPGSIADANDEAQFAELRTLGELTKIAHEHGVQVMVEGPGHVPMHKIKENVDLQRELCDDAPFYTLGPLVTDIAPGYDHITSGIGAAMIGWYGTAMLCYVTPKEHLGLPNKDDVKTGVITYKIAAHAADLAKGHPLAQAWDDALSDARFEFRWEDQFDLSLDPDTARSYHDETLPAAPAKKAHFCSMCGPKFCSMKISQDVRRFAEERGLTESEALAAGMAAKSAQFREHGGEVYLPLTDLTAAD